The following is a genomic window from Aphis gossypii isolate Hap1 chromosome X, ASM2018417v2, whole genome shotgun sequence.
TTTATTTCAAACAGTTAACAGACATTTCAGTAAGAAGGAATGAGCCACTGATAAATTAAGGATAGTGGCAAGAAGGAAACAtcctaaattaattgttaataataattgaaatacgttcaactttttaacattactaaacattttacattataaataacatacctattcagaaaaaaaaagactaaCATCTAAATAGTAACTGTAGAACTCCCCAAAAAAATCTTAACTACCTAAGATTTTTAGAGATATTgtgtaaatactatatagttcatgccataaaatattaattatattacataaaatcaacttataaaaattgattattgttggtaaattataaaattcagtaaaatcacaataaaaaaaatatatagagtttataacatttcaaaattagtAAACGGTATAaaagtagttattttattaaattatgaattgctaaaattgtattaaatgcaaacctcataacaaaaaaattttctatgtaAAACTAGAAATTCAAATAGAAGttcatagaaataaaatgGAGCAATAATCCAATATTCacgtatttaacatttatattttatagtattgttgTTAGTTATACGTTGACTATTCAGTATTCTGTTTAGaagagttgttttttttttaatttttcttttctaccTTATCTaacatatgataataaattataatagagaaattaaaacagttataatatatatattatagttatatgttCAACATTTGaattaccaataaaaaatataaaatacgtcatataacaatatacatataatatattttaaaacttatttttattcaaattagttatatatattattttaatagtcgtTGTTTGTTATATCAATAAAGTCTCCATAAAATGCTGTAATTGAATTTATCTTTTGGTTGATAATATTCTGTTGTACTTCTACTCTCCCTAAAAATCTTGCTAACCATAAACACTgaaaagtaataacaaaaaaattatgataattgaaaaaatttgaacCTAACCATAACCTACTTCAAATATATTAGTGGTTTTAGGCATATGAAATGCAATATTTGGTgcgatatttttaacaatatcaaaGATAGTAAAACCACCAAATTCATAATTCTTGCACATGGACGTAATACTAAAGCTATTATCAATCAAATATTCTGGACCACCCCAAGGAGGTGACATACATACAACATCAGCTCTTAACATTGaagacatttcaaaaaaattgccaacaataaattcaattttatcagCTACGCCATATATTTTAGCATTATTTTGtgctagttttattttatacggaTCTATATCAACTGctataactaaaaacaaataatttctatCAAAACCGACATTATAACTtacttttagaataaattaatatgtaacaatACCTAATTTGCTCGTAAATgctaattgaattatattccCACCAGCACCACAAAAAGGGTCCAAGGCAATGTCATTTTGACAACGTTTTGCTATATGGTAACTTAATATTTCTGGACATACAGAATAGAAGCTTTCtgtaaaaaagataattttattaaaaaaaaaggaaaaataaattattttaatgtaaataccaTCATCCAGTAGAATACcatgttcaaattttgaaaataacatatgCCTCATTGTCCAGTATTTATTGGAAAACCTTCTCCGATTACTAAGCCtaagagaatattttttttctctatgaATATGTCCAGTACTTTTTGGAGTTATTGGTTGGTCTTGATAATTATTCTaacaaatagatttatttacagTCAAGCTTTTTTTTGACAGTAATTCATTCAGTGTTAAACTAATATAGTAGAcacaatttaatgtaataaaataattacaaccatattaC
Proteins encoded in this region:
- the LOC114132807 gene encoding trimethylguanosine synthase-like isoform X1 produces the protein MTTTYLDLGPLFFSLHTEKLAEVLYRRTDKSQSTISMLCSRFVANVSDSDFSNYENLEYYEKNSDDEFDLHSDKSKLGTTIYENESFNFKMKLYDKEVHKINAALKNIGLVVCNSNSRQYYMEPLQIYYHKNNIVSYTPNRNCYSPKSDKSLDSSHKYYCEESDKKSVSSKFSLEKKFLINVDENRNNYQDQPITPKSTGHIHREKKYSLRLSNRRRFSNKYWTMRHMLFSKFEHGILLDDESFYSVCPEILSYHIAKRCQNDIALDPFCGAGGNIIQLAFTSKLVIAVDIDPYKIKLAQNNAKIYGVADKIEFIVGNFFEMSSMLRADVVCMSPPWGGPEYLIDNSFSITSMCKNYEFGGFTIFDIVKNIAPNIAFHMPKTTNIFECLWLARFLGRVEVQQNIINQKINSITAFYGDFIDITNNDY
- the LOC114132807 gene encoding trimethylguanosine synthase-like isoform X2 — translated: MTTTYLDLGPLFFSLHTEKLAEVLYRRTDKSQSTISMLCSRFVANVRKLYDKEVHKINAALKNIGLVVCNSNSRQYYMEPLQIYYHKNNIVSYTPNRNCYSPKSDKSLDSSHKYYCEESDKKSVSSKFSLEKKFLINVDENRNNYQDQPITPKSTGHIHREKKYSLRLSNRRRFSNKYWTMRHMLFSKFEHGILLDDESFYSVCPEILSYHIAKRCQNDIALDPFCGAGGNIIQLAFTSKLVIAVDIDPYKIKLAQNNAKIYGVADKIEFIVGNFFEMSSMLRADVVCMSPPWGGPEYLIDNSFSITSMCKNYEFGGFTIFDIVKNIAPNIAFHMPKTTNIFECLWLARFLGRVEVQQNIINQKINSITAFYGDFIDITNNDY